CAGCGCCAGCCGCACGTGCTCGACCAGCATGACGCTGCTCTGCTCCCGCATTCCCCACTCGGCCAGCGTCTCAAGAATCAGCCGCAGATTGCGGATGGAGACCCGCTCGTCGAGCAGCCGGCGAAGGACATCGGTGATGCGCTGTGTAGGGACCACACGCAAGGCCTCGCGCACCAAGTCGGCGTAGTCAGCCTCTAACTGGTTGAGCAGGCGCTTGGTCTCCTGTATGCCGAGGAACTCCGGCGCATAGCGGACAAGAACGCGCCGCAGCTCGGCATCGACTGCGGAGATGGCCGGTCCCCCCGCCGTTCGGGTTGCCGGCTGATCCAGTTCACCGGACGAGAGCAGAAGAGGCACGCCATGCAGCTCGATCCTGAAATGACCGGGCGCCAGGGCGCTGCTTTCGTCGACTGCCGCCCCTGGACAGGCGCATCCGAGCCAGTCTGCCACGTCCTGTCGCGTCCGCCTGATCCGATCATGAATGCCGGCTCTCCGCAGTTCATCGCACAAGGCGGCTTCCGCGAGGATCATGATCGGTGCAGACTTGGCCGCCGGGATAGCGATCCGCGAACTTCTCGCGGGCTCTGACGGGTCGGACGGTTGCGCCGTGCCGGAGGTTCGTTGTGATCGCCGTCGAGCCAAGAGCATCGCAACGCCGGAGCCGCCGAACACGGTGGCCATAAAAAGGAAAATCGGCGCCGGAAAACCCGGTACGAACGCCAGCCCGAGCATCATGAGACCGGCCAGCTGCAGGGATTGCGGCTGCGACGTGATCTGCTCCATGATCTCGGAACCAAGATTGCTCGGCGCTTCTGTCGCAACCCGGGTCACGACCGTTCCCGCCGCCATCGACACGAACAGCGCCGGGACTTGGGAGACCAAGCCGTCGCCGATCGTCAACAACGAGTAGAGCTGGATCGCTTCGCTGATACGCAGCCTGTGCTGCACGGTGCCGACAACGATGCCGCCAACGAGGTTGACGGCGATGATAATGAGACCGGCGATCGCATCACCTTTGACGAACTTCATGGCGCCGTCCATCGCTCCGTAGAGCTGGCTCTCGCGCTCCAGCCGGCGTCGGCGGCGCCGGGCCTCGGCCTGGTTGATGTCGCCGTTGCGAAGGTCGGCATCGATGCTCATCTGCTTACCCGGCAGTGCATCGAGCGTGAATCGGGCAGCAACTTCGGCGACCCGTTCAGATCCTTTGGTGATAACGACGAACTGGACGATCGTGATGATCAGGAACACCACGAGCCCAACCACGACATTGCTGGAAACGACGAACTCGCCAAAGGTCTGAACGATGGACCCGGCATCGGCCTGGCTGAGCACTAGGCGCGTAATGGTGATGGAAATCGAGAGCCGGAACACCGTGGATATGAGAATGATTGCCGGAAGTGCGGAGAATTCGACCGCGGCGTTCAAGTAGAACGCCACCATCAGCAGCAGAATCGACGCGCCGATGTTGACGGACACCATGACGTCGACGAGCGCCGTCGGAATCGGCAGGATCATCGCCATGATCGTGGTGACGATCAGGATGACGACGAGAAGCTCGCGCTTGTCGTTCGACCAGCGGGTCAAGCTCTCGACAATGGCCGTCATAGTCTGCGGTTCCATCCAAGCGGGATCGAAACCTTCGTCACATTGATCGAAACGCAGAGCGGCATGGTCTTACAAGCTCACGGCGAGCAGGTCTGCGCCGCGACGCAATACGACCCGGTCTTGTTCGATTCGATCGACGATCCACCCTTCGCTGATAACGGCGCCTGCGAACAGCTTCTGACCGCGTCCATCAATGACATACGGCCCATTTCCGGCCCAAATCGCCTGAACGGTCAAAGGGGCGCTACGCTTTACAGATTTCGCCTCGACCTGGCTCGTCAACACGATGGCAATGCCGAACGTGCCGTCGAACCATCGCTCAATGTCGCGCCACCTGCCTAACGCCGCGGGTTCAATGTTTCCTCTCGCCGTGATGGCGTTTGAGTCGCTGACAATCTCGACGGTCGTGAGGCCCGCAGTTAGCAATCGCTGGCGCAGCGCGTCCGCCGCGCTGTTCAAATCCGCCACCGGCGCGCCGGGCTCCGCGCCGGCCCGTCCCGTTCTGTCCTGGCCGGGCAGTCGTGCGGGGGTAAGGGTGGGGGCGGGCGAATTGGGCGCGTGCCTGCTCGGATATTTTGTCGAACAGTCGGAGTCGCAGCGGGGGGATCTCAGCCGCTCAGCTGTGGCATAGCCGCCATCGCCGGGCACCTTGTCCGCACCAGCGGGAAATCCCTGCAGAAGCAGGGCTAGACAGACCAGGATCGCGGCGGTGCCGAGTCCATACCTCAAGAAGGTATAGCGGGTTGTTCTGCGCTTGCGGGTGCAGCGGAGCTGAATTCCATTCAGAACGACATCGGCCGGATAACGACTGATCCGTGCTTCTCCGGCACCGAGCAGGGTGCCGTTCAGCAGAACATTATCTGCGGTGCCTTCGATTTCGCAACAGTCCGCCTCTAGCGCGAACCGCGCGTGCAAAGGAGCCAGACAGTCATCCATGAGAACGACATCGGCGTCCATCGAGTGACCCACCAGATAGGTCCCGGAGTCGAGTTCTTGCCGGACCCCGGCATGAAGGCCCGATCGGATCGTGAGTTCGAATGGGGACGGTGATGCCGGCATTCTCTGCCTCTCCATCAGGACCTAGCAGCCATGTTGGCAGCGGAGCGCTCGGTACGAACGCCCCGTGCCGTAAGCGGTTGGTAGCTGTCCGAGGGCGATCGCTGGATCAGCCGACGTTCGGGCGCTGCTGCGCGACCGTCTCGATCGATCCCCAGTGCGTCTTCTTGGTCGTGATCTCGGCATTCGTCTTGATCGCTTCGTCGAAGGCACTCTTCATCTTTGCGATCGCGCTATCGATGCTCGAGTTCGATGACGTCGTCGAAGAAACGGAGCCTGTTGAATGGGACATCGCTTTATCTCTCTATGCTTGTGTTGCGTTGAGGATTGGGCTGTCGGGGAATGCCCTCCAGCCGGGAAGTGATCGTTAGCGTTGTCCACGCTGATCACCTCTCGGCTGAAGCGGCGGCTTGGATCCCGTCCCGAGGCGCACCTTGTGAGGTACGCCTCTCGCGCTTCCTTCAACGTCCTGGTCTCATCGCTCTCGTCGCGTTGCGAGAATGAGTCCTCGTTGCTTTACTCAGCTCTGTCAGTGATATGGTTGTCGGCCGAGAGGTGTCCCGCGGAGCGGTCGCATGGCGATCCCGAGCCTGAATCCGCGAGTTGCAGAATGATCGAGGAAAGCTTGTCGAGGATGTTGTTCTTCGTCGCTTGGTCAAGGCCCTTTGCCTCTGAGACTTGGCTGACGAGCTGATTCAGCGTCTTGAGTATCGAGCTGTTCGCGCCGGGGTGATGGGATGGGCCGGACACGAGTTGCTTCAGGATCTTCGCGATCCCGTCGAGCAGCTCACCTTTGGCGGGGTCGCTGGGCCCGTTGGAATTCGTGATCTGATGGGTCAGGTCACCAAGGATCTTGGCAACGCGGCCGTTGTTCCGCGCGTCGCACTGGCTCGGTCCGCCCCTCAGGATGCTGATGGCCGCCGAGATCAGAGCCGCCTTGTCTGCAGGTGTCTTTGCGTCCGCGACCAATCCAAGAACGTCCGATGCTATGGAAGACGTCCGCGGATCTTGCTGCTGCGAAGCGGGCGGCATCGACGACTGCCACCAATCCCCCGCATCACAGCGATGAGCCGGATGAGCTGACGACCCGCCGGGCGTGGGCTGAAATCCTGCAAAGCCGGGCCAGGACGACGCGTGTCCGTGCGGACCCATCATGTGACCGGTGTGAGCTTCACGTGAGGATGATGCGTGGGAGCTGACCCTAGACATGCAACTCTCTCCTTGTTTGCGATCCGATGTCTTATCTGTCTTGTTCTGAGCAAAGGGTCTAACGAGGCGTCAGTCGGCATGCTCCGTCACGGATCCGGGGTTGCACTATTCTCGTCGCCGACGGATGCCATCTCCTGAATGCCGTCCTGAGCAACAGTCATGAGCATGAACGCGGCCGCCTGCGGCATTGCGCTGAGAAACGCCTCCTCGAACTTTGCTTGATCCTCAGCCGAGACTGCCTCGCTGCTGCTCGGGGCGCTTGCCGTCGCGGTCGTCATGCTCGATGCTTCTACGGCCATTCTGACACTCCTTTGATCCGTCCGGTCGATCTGGCAGGACTTGCGAACCCGTTGATTTGCGTCATGGCACGTCGCCTGGGGCGTTGAGCTTGACCACTTGGACGTGCTCCCCGCGATAGACGGTGACGGACGATGGCTGGTCAGCTCGAGGCTTCAGTGCTGCGAGCGTACGCTCCACCGCTTGGATGTATTGGGGGGGACCCGAGACCAGGGCCATGTCGGCCTGCTTGATGGATCTGAGTGAGAATCGCGCGTCGGAGAGCGCGAGATCGCGAAGTGCGGCTTCGAGACGCTGGAGCGGCACGGCACCGAGTTGAACGAGCCTGCTCGAAGCTTCCTTGTTGCTAGTGACATAAATCCGGAAGCCGTCGAAATACCAGTCGAGCCCGTAGTTCCGGGATAGATGCTCGATGAATTCTCTGGCCTTGAGTTCAGGCAGAGGCCCGCGCACACGTCCCCGTACTTCCGGGCTCACTTCTAACCGCAGGCCGGTATTCCGTCCGAATTCCTGAAGAACGTTGCCAAGGTCTTGGTCGACGATGGTGTACCTGTAGGACTCGGTCGGCCAAGCAGGTTCACCCGCGTCTGCGGACGTGGTGTGGATTGCAGCCGCCGAGAGCGTCAGGCAGACGGTCGCGATCGCAGCCACGCTGCGCAATGGGACCAGAACCCGAGATGCCAAATGGTCGCATGGGAAAACGTGGCCTTCGTGCGACCTTGTCGCGGAACAATCGTGGCAATCGTGTAGTTGATCGCGCGTACCCACGAGCAAACTCACATGTACTTGTTGCTATCAGCTCATCTCATTCAATCACAGCGGTCGCGGGTGCGTCGGAGAATATATTAGGAAAATATTATGCTCTGCCCCGCTGGGCGCCGTGCAAAGCTCTGTCTGATCTGTTGTGCAAGCCATGGTCCGGCTGTCCTTGTGAGTCATTATTTGTTTGGAGTGAGCAATGGCGAGAGCACGAGGGGTCCTGAGACGGCATGGAGCGGTGACATGACGACGATTGCGCCGTTGGGTGGCGTCACAGCTTCCGGAACAGTTGGTGTCAGTTTCGGAGCCGTTGAGCCCGGAGCGGCCGCCCAGCAGTCGTTTCAGGACGCTCTGCATAGATCGGTCACTAAACTGCCTATGGAGCCTGAGCACGCCGTCGACCAACTCGGCAGCAAGGTGATGGAGTGGATGGAGAGTTCGTACGAGCGGGTCCAGCGCAATGCCGCGCCCGAGCTCAATCTCATGCCGGAGCCGGCAGCATCCGGTCCAGCATCTTCCAACATTGGCGGAACGGCCCTGGGAGCGGACAAGCCAGACGCGGGCCGTCAGGCCCTGCAAATGCTGGAGCACGCATTCTCGTTTGCCATTGAGGCGACGCTGATGTCGAAAATCTCGACCGAGTCGACCCGAATCTTCAACACGTTCTTGAAGGGACAATGAGAATGGCCGGTTGCGGCAAACAATGGCTGGCCGCTCGAGGGCGCGGATTGAATTTGGCGCTGGTGCTGGGCTTGGCGTTCATGCTGAGCGGTTGCAAGGGTGAGCTCTATAGCCGCTTGAGCGAGAAGGAGGCTAATCTGATGATGGCCCTTCTGCTGCACCACGGCATCGCCGCCGACCGACTCCAGGCAAAGGACGGTAGCAATACTGTCAGGGTCGAGCAGGAGCGATTTGCCGACGCTGTGACGCTGCTGAATGCGTCCGGGTTGCCGCATGCGAAGTTCGAAGACATGGGCAGCATATTCTCAAGCAATGGTCTGGTGTCGTCACCCACAGAGGAGCGAGTCAGGTTGATTCACGCGCTCAATCAAGAGTTGGCAAGGACGATCATGGAGATCGACGGAGTCATCTCTGCCCGAGTCCACGTGGTGCTGCCTAAGATAGACCCGTTGCGTCACGATCAGGTTCCGTCGTCGGCGGCATCGGTGTTCATCAAGCACGATGCGCGCGCCGAAATCGCCGTGCTCCTACCGCAGATCAAGACCCTCATTGCCAATAGTGTCGAAGGACTGACGTACGACAGGGTGGCCGTGGTTTTCGTGCGTGGCAGTTCGGATCCCGTCGAAGTCAGCCCTTCCACGTCGATCGAGACGACGGCATCCGTTCTATCTCACGACGGATCTGCCCTGCGTGACGGTCCGCTCATCCTGCAGGTGTCAGCCGCGGTAGGGCTGGGGCTGCTGGGATCGATCGGAATCTTCCAGCTCTGGCGCCGGGCACGCGTGGGATATGCGCAACGCAACGCGCCGCGTCGGGAGGCGCGAATGCCGGCGCGTGATCCGCTGCGTGTCGTATCCTAGTGCGATTGAAGTGGGCTTGGCCGGCAAATGAGTAGGCTTGTGCAACCTGGAGCATCCCTTGGTTTGCGTGCTCCGAAGGTCGGCGGTGGCTGCGAACCCGGCGCGCCGGTGGGGCATTGGCCGGTGATGGATATGGACACGTTTTGTCGATTACCGGCACGCTACATCCACGTTGAACGATTTCTCGCGTGCGTACCGGGCGTTTCGCCCGGGCTTGCCGCACGGATACTCGCCTGCGACCGACTCCACCGAGATATCTCAGAGCGGATCGTTG
This region of Bradyrhizobium sp. SZCCHNS1050 genomic DNA includes:
- a CDS encoding nodulation protein NolW, whose translation is MAAIATVCLTLSAAAIHTTSADAGEPAWPTESYRYTIVDQDLGNVLQEFGRNTGLRLEVSPEVRGRVRGPLPELKAREFIEHLSRNYGLDWYFDGFRIYVTSNKEASSRLVQLGAVPLQRLEAALRDLALSDARFSLRSIKQADMALVSGPPQYIQAVERTLAALKPRADQPSSVTVYRGEHVQVVKLNAPGDVP
- a CDS encoding FHA domain-containing protein — translated: MPASPSPFELTIRSGLHAGVRQELDSGTYLVGHSMDADVVLMDDCLAPLHARFALEADCCEIEGTADNVLLNGTLLGAGEARISRYPADVVLNGIQLRCTRKRRTTRYTFLRYGLGTAAILVCLALLLQGFPAGADKVPGDGGYATAERLRSPRCDSDCSTKYPSRHAPNSPAPTLTPARLPGQDRTGRAGAEPGAPVADLNSAADALRQRLLTAGLTTVEIVSDSNAITARGNIEPAALGRWRDIERWFDGTFGIAIVLTSQVEAKSVKRSAPLTVQAIWAGNGPYVIDGRGQKLFAGAVISEGWIVDRIEQDRVVLRRGADLLAVSL
- the sctJ gene encoding type III secretion system inner membrane ring lipoprotein SctJ; translated protein: MAGCGKQWLAARGRGLNLALVLGLAFMLSGCKGELYSRLSEKEANLMMALLLHHGIAADRLQAKDGSNTVRVEQERFADAVTLLNASGLPHAKFEDMGSIFSSNGLVSSPTEERVRLIHALNQELARTIMEIDGVISARVHVVLPKIDPLRHDQVPSSAASVFIKHDARAEIAVLLPQIKTLIANSVEGLTYDRVAVVFVRGSSDPVEVSPSTSIETTASVLSHDGSALRDGPLILQVSAAVGLGLLGSIGIFQLWRRARVGYAQRNAPRREARMPARDPLRVVS
- a CDS encoding flagellar biosynthesis protein FlhA; its protein translation is MTAIVESLTRWSNDKRELLVVILIVTTIMAMILPIPTALVDVMVSVNIGASILLLMVAFYLNAAVEFSALPAIILISTVFRLSISITITRLVLSQADAGSIVQTFGEFVVSSNVVVGLVVFLIITIVQFVVITKGSERVAEVAARFTLDALPGKQMSIDADLRNGDINQAEARRRRRRLERESQLYGAMDGAMKFVKGDAIAGLIIIAVNLVGGIVVGTVQHRLRISEAIQLYSLLTIGDGLVSQVPALFVSMAAGTVVTRVATEAPSNLGSEIMEQITSQPQSLQLAGLMMLGLAFVPGFPAPIFLFMATVFGGSGVAMLLARRRSQRTSGTAQPSDPSEPARSSRIAIPAAKSAPIMILAEAALCDELRRAGIHDRIRRTRQDVADWLGCACPGAAVDESSALAPGHFRIELHGVPLLLSSGELDQPATRTAGGPAISAVDAELRRVLVRYAPEFLGIQETKRLLNQLEADYADLVREALRVVPTQRITDVLRRLLDERVSIRNLRLILETLAEWGMREQSSVMLVEHVRLALRRQICFESSGFDRTLRCFVLDRQTEEAIRTAVHALDENAQTSLDPAVSTRLLDALTRQLADVDHLAASPSIVLASADLRRVVWTLLAPSGLNVVVLSYQEISKDFRVEPIAVLGLDESREQAEPSPISAMQ